A genomic window from Planococcus rifietoensis includes:
- the ald gene encoding alanine dehydrogenase, producing the protein MRIGVPTEVKNNENRVAMTPAGVVNLALFGHEVFIQSGAGLGSGFTDTDYEAAGAVIVADADQAWAQDMVMKVKEPVASEYKHFREGQVLFTYLHLAPEVALTNALLESKVTGVAYETVQLPNNSLPLLTPMSEVAGRMSTQIGAQFLEKIHGGGGILLGGIPGVSRGKVTIVGGGVAGTNAAKVAIGMGADVTILDLNPERLRQLDDLFGKDVQTLVSNPLNIAQSVKNSDLVIGAVLIPGAKAPKLITEDMIKSMKPGSVVVDIAIDQGGIFETSDRITTHDAPTYVKHDVVHYAVANMPGAVPRTSTIGLTNVTVPYAVQIANKGLKQAILDNEALKKGVNTMDGFVTYKAVADDQGLDYKSVDELLQ; encoded by the coding sequence ATGCGTATCGGGGTACCTACAGAAGTTAAGAACAATGAGAACCGTGTGGCAATGACGCCGGCGGGAGTAGTGAACTTGGCACTTTTCGGCCATGAAGTTTTCATCCAATCCGGTGCAGGGCTTGGGTCGGGTTTTACGGATACTGATTATGAAGCAGCCGGCGCTGTAATCGTCGCCGATGCTGACCAAGCATGGGCACAGGATATGGTCATGAAAGTGAAAGAGCCGGTAGCTAGCGAGTACAAGCATTTCCGTGAAGGCCAAGTGCTCTTCACTTACTTGCATTTGGCGCCGGAAGTGGCATTGACGAATGCTTTGCTCGAGTCGAAAGTGACAGGCGTGGCTTATGAAACGGTTCAACTTCCGAACAATTCCTTGCCGCTCCTTACACCAATGAGCGAAGTGGCTGGCCGCATGTCGACACAGATCGGTGCTCAGTTCCTTGAGAAAATCCACGGCGGCGGGGGCATCTTGCTCGGCGGCATCCCTGGCGTTTCACGCGGTAAGGTGACGATTGTCGGCGGTGGCGTAGCTGGAACGAACGCTGCAAAAGTGGCAATCGGCATGGGGGCTGATGTAACAATCCTTGACTTGAACCCAGAACGCCTGCGCCAATTGGACGACCTGTTCGGCAAAGATGTGCAAACATTGGTTTCTAATCCGCTTAACATCGCGCAATCGGTTAAAAATTCGGATCTAGTCATCGGAGCGGTATTGATTCCGGGAGCGAAAGCACCGAAATTGATCACTGAAGACATGATCAAATCGATGAAGCCAGGTTCAGTCGTTGTCGATATCGCGATCGACCAGGGCGGCATCTTCGAGACAAGCGACCGCATCACCACTCACGATGCGCCGACTTATGTGAAGCATGATGTTGTTCATTATGCCGTTGCGAATATGCCGGGGGCAGTTCCGCGCACATCGACGATCGGCTTGACGAATGTAACGGTCCCTTACGCAGTGCAAATCGCCAACAAAGGACTTAAGCAAGCGATTCTTGACAACGAAGCATTGAAAAAAGGCGTTAACACGATGGACGGTTTTGTCACGTATAAAGCCGTAGCTGACGATCAAGGCCTTGATTACAAATCAGTCGACGAATTGCTGCAATAA
- a CDS encoding M24 family metallopeptidase codes for MNKLTNLQKFLKQQQYDAALITDPHNIFYLTGFNSDPKERLLAVMVFAEAEPFLICPAMEAPDAKAAGWTGEIAGHADTQDAMQVLYETAAKRNQPMKRIAIEKAHMIVERYDAINHYFQSPEIHSIDAQMNAMRVIKDEAELDILRHAASLADYAIEVAADVMQEGMTEIELMTEIETALKKRGITHMSFDTTVLTGPKAASPHGKTGQRQIERGDLVLMDLGVIYEGYCSDITRTLAFGEPSVQAKEVYDIVKRAEQAALDAVRPGVTAAELDGIARKTIEDAGYGEYFTHRLGHGLGISVHEFPSIHGGNDMPLEAGMVFTIEPGIYVTDQVGVRIEDDLVVTEDGYEVLTKYPKELTIINR; via the coding sequence ATGAACAAATTGACCAACTTGCAAAAATTTTTGAAACAGCAGCAATACGATGCGGCGCTTATCACCGACCCGCATAATATCTTCTATTTGACGGGTTTCAATAGCGACCCGAAAGAGCGGCTGCTTGCCGTTATGGTGTTCGCTGAGGCAGAACCATTCCTCATCTGCCCCGCAATGGAAGCGCCGGATGCGAAAGCGGCTGGCTGGACGGGCGAAATTGCGGGACACGCCGATACGCAAGACGCGATGCAAGTGTTATACGAAACGGCAGCCAAACGCAATCAGCCGATGAAACGCATCGCCATCGAGAAAGCGCATATGATTGTCGAGCGCTACGACGCGATCAACCATTATTTCCAGTCGCCCGAAATCCATTCGATCGATGCCCAAATGAACGCGATGCGCGTCATTAAAGACGAAGCAGAACTCGACATCCTGCGCCATGCTGCCTCACTTGCGGATTACGCCATCGAAGTGGCAGCCGACGTGATGCAGGAAGGGATGACGGAAATCGAATTGATGACCGAAATCGAAACGGCATTGAAAAAACGCGGCATCACCCACATGTCATTCGATACCACAGTTTTGACAGGCCCAAAAGCCGCTTCACCGCATGGCAAAACAGGGCAACGCCAAATCGAACGCGGCGATCTCGTGCTAATGGACCTCGGTGTCATTTACGAAGGTTATTGCTCGGACATCACCCGCACACTGGCGTTCGGCGAACCGAGTGTGCAGGCGAAAGAAGTGTACGATATCGTCAAACGCGCTGAACAAGCAGCACTCGATGCGGTGCGACCTGGCGTTACAGCGGCTGAGCTTGACGGGATTGCCCGCAAGACCATTGAAGACGCAGGCTACGGGGAATATTTCACGCACCGCCTTGGCCACGGCCTTGGGATTTCTGTCCACGAATTCCCGTCGATCCACGGGGGCAACGATATGCCGCTTGAGGCGGGCATGGTATTTACGATCGAACCCGGCATTTATGTCACGGATCAAGTCGGCGTGCGCATCGAAGACGATCTGGTCGTCACCGAAGATGGCTACGAAGTGCTGACTAAATACCCGAAAGAATTGACAATCATCAACCGCTAA
- a CDS encoding metal-dependent hydrolase — protein sequence MKISYHGHSVVKIQTGGKTILIDPFITGNELTDLTASEEKPDAILLTHAHNDHVGDTVDIAKSSGAVVVAPVELANYLGGQGLDAVGMNLGGAKEFEFGKVKFTKAFHSSSYTAEDGEVIYGGMPAGILFEAEGKTVYHAGDTEVFGDMEIIGKRHSIDLAFVPIGDFFTMGPEDAAYAVELINPKTAVPIHYNTFPPIKQDPEQFKQAVKQAEVQIMEPGDSIDL from the coding sequence ATGAAAATCTCATATCACGGCCATTCGGTTGTCAAAATTCAAACCGGTGGCAAAACGATCCTCATCGATCCGTTCATCACCGGAAACGAATTGACAGACCTGACGGCAAGCGAAGAAAAACCGGATGCGATTTTACTGACGCATGCGCATAACGACCATGTCGGCGATACAGTAGACATTGCAAAATCAAGCGGTGCAGTCGTTGTGGCGCCTGTGGAGCTGGCGAATTACCTAGGCGGACAAGGCTTGGATGCAGTCGGAATGAACCTTGGCGGCGCCAAAGAATTTGAATTCGGCAAAGTGAAATTCACGAAAGCGTTCCATAGCTCGTCCTATACTGCAGAAGACGGCGAAGTCATCTACGGCGGCATGCCGGCTGGGATTCTCTTTGAAGCGGAAGGGAAGACCGTGTATCACGCCGGGGATACAGAAGTGTTCGGAGATATGGAAATCATCGGCAAGCGCCATTCAATCGACTTGGCGTTCGTCCCGATTGGCGATTTCTTCACGATGGGGCCAGAAGATGCCGCTTATGCCGTCGAGCTGATCAATCCGAAAACGGCGGTGCCGATTCATTACAACACTTTCCCGCCAATCAAGCAGGACCCAGAGCAATTCAAGCAAGCAGTCAAGCAGGCGGAAGTCCAGATCATGGAGCCTGGGGACAGCATCGATTTATAA
- a CDS encoding DRTGG domain-containing protein, giving the protein MATKHEQILDYIETLAVGEKISVRRIAKELQVSEGTAYRAIKEAENKRLVSTIERVGTIRIERKKKENIERLTYAEIVKVVDGQVLGGRAGLHKSLNKFVIGAMQLEDMMRYTEAGNLLIVGNRYKAHEYALQAGAAVLVTGGFDASEQVKKLADELELPVISTSYDTFTVATMINRAIYDQLIKKEILLIEDILIPLENTHFLHVKDPIRRYNELNNETTHGGFPVVDSNGRLVGIVTSRDVIGASDTETIDKVMTKDPITVSLQTSVAAAGHRMIWEGIDLLPITDDHHNLMGIISRQDVLKAIQTAQRQPQQGETIDDIIKSQLNQVQEDKLSLEFRVTPQMTNAYGSLSYGAYTMVLTEAAATALKTKNRKDSVLENITVYFLKPVQLDAALIIRPTILDISRKSAKVDVEVLYEQQVIGKAMLTFQLLDR; this is encoded by the coding sequence ATGGCGACGAAACACGAACAGATTTTGGACTATATCGAGACTTTGGCTGTGGGGGAGAAAATCTCCGTTCGCCGGATTGCCAAAGAGCTTCAAGTATCAGAAGGCACCGCTTACCGTGCCATTAAAGAAGCGGAAAACAAACGGCTGGTCTCGACGATCGAACGGGTCGGCACCATCCGCATCGAGCGCAAAAAGAAAGAGAATATCGAACGGCTGACGTATGCGGAAATCGTCAAAGTCGTCGACGGCCAAGTGCTCGGCGGGCGCGCCGGGCTCCATAAATCATTGAACAAATTCGTCATCGGGGCCATGCAGCTCGAGGACATGATGCGCTATACGGAAGCGGGCAACCTGCTGATTGTGGGGAATCGCTACAAAGCCCATGAATATGCCCTGCAGGCAGGGGCGGCAGTGCTTGTGACAGGAGGGTTCGATGCTTCTGAGCAAGTGAAAAAGCTGGCCGATGAATTGGAGTTGCCGGTCATTTCCACCAGCTACGATACCTTTACGGTAGCGACGATGATCAACCGGGCGATTTACGACCAATTGATCAAAAAAGAGATTCTGCTCATCGAAGACATTTTGATCCCGCTTGAAAATACGCATTTCCTGCATGTCAAAGATCCAATCCGCCGCTATAACGAACTGAATAACGAAACAACACATGGCGGATTTCCCGTTGTCGACAGCAACGGCAGGCTGGTCGGGATCGTCACCTCGCGGGATGTCATTGGCGCGTCAGACACGGAAACGATTGATAAAGTGATGACCAAAGACCCGATAACAGTGTCGCTGCAGACAAGCGTCGCAGCAGCAGGGCACCGAATGATTTGGGAAGGAATCGACTTACTGCCGATCACTGACGACCACCATAACTTGATGGGCATCATCAGCCGGCAGGATGTATTGAAAGCGATCCAAACAGCGCAGCGCCAGCCCCAGCAAGGCGAGACGATTGACGACATCATCAAAAGCCAATTAAACCAAGTGCAAGAAGACAAGCTTAGCCTTGAATTCCGTGTCACGCCCCAAATGACCAACGCATACGGCTCGTTGTCGTACGGAGCTTACACAATGGTGCTGACAGAAGCGGCGGCCACGGCACTCAAGACAAAAAACCGCAAAGACAGCGTACTTGAAAACATCACGGTCTATTTCCTGAAACCGGTGCAGTTGGACGCGGCATTGATCATTCGCCCGACGATCCTGGACATCAGCCGCAAATCAGCAAAAGTCGATGTCGAAGTGTTGTATGAACAGCAAGTGATCGGCAAAGCAATGCTGACCTTCCAATTGCTCGACCGCTGA
- a CDS encoding YtpI family protein yields the protein MLIFVFLIIISAVFYLYYKTKQIRTRLPVRKNWYASRAQIALGSFIAFFGINQLFIFQTVVTYIIAGIFIVLGLALIVHNFKANRHYQAFLDEETRLNP from the coding sequence ATGCTCATATTCGTATTTTTGATTATCATTTCTGCTGTATTCTATCTTTACTATAAAACGAAACAGATCCGCACGCGTCTGCCGGTACGGAAAAATTGGTATGCAAGCCGCGCCCAAATTGCGCTCGGCAGCTTTATCGCCTTTTTCGGCATCAATCAGCTGTTCATTTTCCAAACTGTTGTCACTTACATCATTGCCGGCATCTTTATCGTTCTTGGCTTGGCGCTGATTGTCCATAATTTCAAGGCGAATCGCCATTACCAAGCGTTTCTTGACGAAGAAACCCGCCTGAACCCATAA
- a CDS encoding DHH family phosphoesterase, protein MYSQIIDTIKQFDTIIIHRHVRPDPDAYGSQIGLKYILSHNYPNKRVLAAGEHDYTMDFLDFPDRVEDADFEGALVIVTDTANTDRIDDQRYHSGAKLVKIDHHPNDDNYGDICQVDTKASSSSEMIYELFTYGQAEENWAMPDASARLLYAGIIGDTGRFLFPSTTQKTFDVAGELIKYNFDRNELHNGMYEMERKLLHLQGYMYQNFQMNENGAAFVKITQDILAKFDVTPTDTSLLVGSLGNVKGIKAWVILIEEDTEIRVRLRSKGPVINTLAKEFGGGGHPMASGAVAYSWDEADRVILRLEEICAKA, encoded by the coding sequence ATGTATAGTCAAATCATCGACACAATTAAACAATTCGATACAATCATCATCCACCGTCATGTGCGTCCCGATCCGGACGCATACGGGTCCCAGATCGGCCTGAAATACATACTGAGCCATAACTATCCGAACAAGCGCGTACTGGCCGCCGGAGAACACGATTACACGATGGATTTCCTCGATTTTCCGGATAGGGTCGAAGATGCAGATTTCGAAGGGGCATTGGTCATCGTGACGGACACTGCAAATACGGACCGCATCGACGACCAGCGCTATCATAGCGGCGCGAAATTGGTGAAAATCGACCATCATCCAAACGATGACAATTACGGGGATATTTGCCAAGTGGATACGAAAGCAAGTTCTTCATCTGAAATGATCTATGAATTATTTACATATGGGCAAGCAGAAGAAAACTGGGCCATGCCTGATGCAAGTGCCAGGCTGCTCTATGCTGGGATCATCGGCGATACTGGGCGCTTCTTGTTTCCGAGCACAACACAGAAAACCTTCGATGTGGCAGGCGAATTGATCAAGTATAATTTTGACCGCAATGAACTCCATAACGGCATGTACGAGATGGAGCGCAAATTGCTTCATCTCCAAGGATATATGTACCAAAATTTCCAAATGAACGAAAACGGCGCAGCTTTTGTGAAGATTACACAGGACATTTTGGCGAAATTCGATGTGACTCCGACAGATACATCGTTGCTGGTCGGTTCGCTCGGAAACGTCAAAGGCATCAAAGCTTGGGTCATTTTAATAGAAGAAGATACTGAAATACGTGTCCGCCTGCGTTCAAAAGGGCCGGTTATCAATACGCTCGCAAAAGAATTCGGCGGCGGCGGGCATCCGATGGCATCTGGCGCAGTTGCCTATTCTTGGGATGAGGCTGACCGGGTCATCCTTCGCCTGGAGGAAATTTGCGCGAAGGCATAA
- the dnaE gene encoding DNA polymerase III subunit alpha: MVYPHIVTAADPLQSTIRLEELFSVLAEQGADAAALVNSKLYGVLPFWDACKKAGIHGVLGLSVPVDFDGAALPVVLYAQNNTGYQMLLKLTSALSTRDVEAIPQKWLAAYQEGLICVIPDNVAWVLTDRSEALGMLSRLFGERLVASIERPGGTVQETEEAFIEFCSTFALKFMASHECRYMKQEDAFAYEVARSIGGGFKLSDPERPKPEHSAAFVPTQAQLSEWFSDHPEWLEQSRALLMDCRVSIPLNRQLLPKYPVREGSNKSELIRTLCLKGLEERVGKLAQSYSDRLDYELGVISTMGYIDYFLIVSDFMAYARNKGILTGPGRGSSAGSLVAFALRITDVDPLAHGLLFERFLNPERVTLPDIDIDFADHRRHEVVEYVAKKYGALQTAQIITFGTLSTKAVARDTARVFGFEAEELDKISKLIPSRPGITLREALRESKALEDWIIGNESRERWFKTALKLEGLPRNSSIHAAGVILSPGPLVDYVPIEKGNDDIFITQWPMQELEAIGLLKMDFLGLRNLTILENMAHMLKRDRHTTIDYRSLTLDDKETYALLAKGDTAGIFQLESPGMRRALMLIKPSAFGDIVAVNALYRPGPMEFIPLYARRKHGEEAVSYIHPVLEPILSETYGVIVYQEQIMKIAAEMAGFSLGEADLLRRAVSKKNRQILDEERQHFIGGATANGYTAKEAGDVYDLIVRFADYGFPKSHAVAYSMISYQLAYMKAHYPVQFYAALLSNSRGNNEKTAQFMREMKERGIELAAPCIANSRYGFSSEEQQVRTGLSAVKGVPGTAVKAILAARKDGPFQSLFNIAERISAVHFTRKAFEPLIKAGALDALGKDRAVLLASLDSAIKHAELVKPNEDPGLFDDMGSSFMKPKYTKAEPMPDGLKLDFEKEALGFYLSTHPVEREKEQRNKAYTALNDLPKKKDRERVEVLGMVEDVRRIRTKKGDAMAFVTLQDETGVAAVTLFPKEYAQYNEMLDKDALLEIQGTAETRQGKTTIICKTIL; this comes from the coding sequence ATGGTCTACCCGCATATTGTAACGGCGGCTGATCCGCTGCAAAGCACGATTCGCCTCGAAGAACTGTTTTCGGTTCTCGCCGAACAAGGCGCTGACGCAGCTGCCTTAGTCAATTCCAAATTATACGGGGTCCTGCCATTTTGGGACGCCTGCAAAAAGGCCGGCATCCATGGGGTGCTCGGCCTTTCCGTGCCCGTTGATTTTGACGGTGCCGCCTTGCCCGTGGTGCTGTATGCACAAAATAACACCGGCTACCAGATGCTGTTGAAGCTGACGAGTGCGTTATCGACTCGTGATGTGGAAGCCATTCCCCAAAAATGGCTGGCCGCTTATCAGGAAGGCCTGATATGCGTGATTCCTGATAATGTGGCGTGGGTGCTGACAGACCGCAGCGAAGCGCTCGGCATGCTGTCACGTCTATTCGGTGAGCGCTTAGTTGCGAGCATCGAGCGGCCTGGGGGGACTGTGCAGGAGACTGAAGAAGCGTTTATCGAATTTTGCTCGACATTCGCCCTCAAATTCATGGCGAGCCATGAATGCCGTTATATGAAGCAAGAAGATGCGTTTGCCTATGAAGTGGCGAGATCAATCGGAGGCGGCTTCAAGTTAAGCGATCCTGAACGTCCAAAGCCTGAACATTCAGCGGCATTTGTGCCGACGCAAGCACAATTATCGGAGTGGTTTTCAGATCACCCTGAATGGCTGGAACAAAGCCGTGCATTGCTGATGGACTGCCGTGTCTCCATTCCTCTCAACCGCCAATTGCTGCCGAAGTATCCTGTAAGGGAAGGCAGCAACAAAAGCGAGCTCATCCGCACGCTTTGCCTGAAGGGGTTGGAAGAACGCGTCGGCAAATTGGCACAAAGCTATTCGGACAGGCTCGATTACGAACTTGGCGTCATTTCGACTATGGGCTATATCGATTATTTCCTCATTGTTTCCGATTTCATGGCTTATGCAAGAAACAAGGGCATCCTGACTGGCCCGGGCCGTGGATCCTCTGCCGGTTCGCTCGTGGCCTTCGCGCTGCGCATTACGGATGTCGACCCACTCGCCCATGGATTGCTATTCGAGCGCTTCCTTAATCCAGAGCGCGTCACTTTACCGGATATCGACATTGACTTCGCGGATCACCGACGCCATGAAGTCGTTGAATACGTCGCGAAAAAATACGGCGCCTTGCAGACCGCACAAATCATCACATTCGGCACATTATCCACAAAAGCGGTCGCGAGAGACACGGCAAGGGTATTTGGTTTTGAAGCCGAAGAGCTCGACAAGATCTCCAAACTCATCCCGAGCCGGCCGGGCATCACTTTGCGCGAAGCGCTTCGCGAATCGAAAGCGCTGGAGGATTGGATTATCGGCAATGAAAGCCGTGAACGCTGGTTCAAGACGGCGCTGAAGCTGGAAGGCCTGCCACGGAATTCTTCGATTCACGCAGCCGGCGTCATTTTGAGCCCAGGCCCGTTAGTGGATTATGTCCCGATTGAAAAAGGCAATGACGATATTTTCATCACCCAATGGCCGATGCAGGAACTTGAAGCGATCGGCTTATTGAAAATGGACTTTCTTGGATTGCGTAATTTGACGATTCTGGAAAACATGGCGCATATGCTAAAACGCGACCGGCATACGACGATTGATTACCGAAGTTTGACGCTCGACGATAAAGAAACCTATGCTTTACTGGCGAAAGGCGATACAGCGGGGATTTTCCAGCTGGAGTCGCCAGGCATGCGGCGCGCATTAATGCTCATCAAACCGAGCGCATTCGGCGATATTGTCGCGGTCAATGCCTTGTACCGTCCAGGCCCGATGGAATTCATCCCGCTTTACGCACGCCGCAAGCACGGCGAAGAGGCAGTGTCCTATATCCATCCCGTGCTAGAGCCGATTTTATCGGAAACGTACGGCGTCATCGTCTATCAAGAGCAGATCATGAAAATCGCCGCTGAAATGGCAGGCTTCAGCTTAGGCGAGGCCGATCTATTGCGCCGTGCGGTCAGCAAAAAAAATCGCCAAATCCTTGACGAAGAACGCCAGCATTTCATCGGCGGAGCTACCGCAAACGGCTATACCGCAAAAGAAGCGGGAGATGTCTACGACTTGATTGTACGTTTTGCCGATTACGGTTTCCCGAAAAGCCATGCAGTCGCCTACAGCATGATTTCCTATCAACTGGCTTATATGAAAGCCCATTATCCCGTGCAGTTCTATGCCGCGCTGTTATCGAACAGCCGAGGGAATAATGAGAAAACGGCACAATTCATGCGTGAAATGAAAGAACGCGGAATCGAGCTTGCTGCGCCGTGCATCGCGAATAGCCGCTACGGCTTTTCGTCGGAAGAACAACAGGTGCGCACAGGGCTCAGCGCTGTAAAAGGCGTCCCCGGTACGGCCGTTAAAGCCATTCTCGCAGCGAGAAAAGACGGGCCTTTCCAAAGCCTATTCAATATCGCCGAACGGATATCGGCCGTCCATTTCACACGCAAGGCTTTTGAGCCGCTCATCAAAGCCGGGGCACTGGACGCTCTCGGGAAAGACCGTGCCGTCCTGCTCGCGTCGCTTGACAGCGCGATCAAACACGCGGAATTGGTCAAGCCGAATGAAGACCCCGGCTTGTTCGATGACATGGGATCTAGCTTCATGAAACCGAAATACACCAAAGCCGAACCGATGCCGGATGGGCTCAAGCTCGACTTCGAAAAAGAAGCACTCGGCTTTTATTTGAGTACGCATCCCGTGGAACGGGAAAAAGAGCAGCGCAACAAAGCCTACACTGCGCTCAATGACCTGCCGAAGAAAAAAGACCGCGAGCGTGTTGAAGTGCTCGGGATGGTGGAAGACGTACGGCGCATCCGCACGAAAAAAGGCGATGCGATGGCGTTTGTCACCTTGCAGGATGAAACCGGCGTGGCAGCGGTTACGCTGTTCCCGAAAGAGTATGCGCAATACAACGAAATGCTCGATAAAGATGCCTTGCTCGAAATCCAGGGAACAGCTGAAACCCGCCAAGGCAAGACGACCATCATCTGCAAAACCATCTTGTAA
- a CDS encoding FadR/GntR family transcriptional regulator, which yields MNQPKRYLNIVSEMRDMIREQNIRPGDRIPSERELAEKLAVGRSTIREALRSLELLGLIETRRGEGTFLADPRKHRLVELLATFILQDTKTLEDVRETMCIHETAAIQAICASDASKLPVWESLRERLDGHEFIREDFVRELMVLSGNRLSLKIWFLLKQYGGNPYDGEVMPEERPLLKNILQAIEQQDAETAIRDFKAWSSVLIKGENAQWQ from the coding sequence ATGAATCAGCCTAAACGCTATTTAAATATTGTAAGTGAAATGCGGGACATGATTCGGGAACAGAACATTCGGCCGGGCGACCGGATCCCTTCCGAACGGGAATTGGCTGAAAAGTTGGCGGTTGGCCGGTCGACGATCCGCGAGGCGCTTCGGAGCCTGGAGTTATTAGGGCTTATCGAAACCCGACGAGGGGAAGGGACATTTTTAGCAGACCCAAGAAAACACCGGCTCGTCGAATTGCTGGCGACCTTCATATTGCAGGACACAAAAACCCTGGAAGATGTGCGGGAGACAATGTGTATACACGAAACGGCAGCTATCCAGGCAATCTGCGCAAGCGACGCCTCCAAACTTCCGGTATGGGAAAGTTTACGCGAGCGGCTGGATGGGCATGAATTCATAAGGGAAGACTTTGTCCGCGAATTGATGGTGCTGTCAGGCAACCGCCTTTCGCTGAAAATTTGGTTCTTATTAAAGCAATACGGGGGCAACCCTTATGACGGCGAAGTAATGCCGGAAGAGAGACCCTTGCTGAAAAACATCCTGCAGGCGATTGAGCAGCAGGATGCCGAAACGGCTATCCGGGATTTTAAAGCCTGGAGCAGCGTCTTAATCAAAGGAGAGAATGCACAATGGCAATGA
- the accD gene encoding acetyl-CoA carboxylase, carboxyltransferase subunit beta, with the protein MAMIRDIFKRKRDEKEATIPSKAAKDVPEGLMTKCPNCKHITLTKELENLGKVCPKCDHHFKMTAHERIVHLLDDSSFDSVDDHLKSENPLNFPGYSEKVQADSEKTGLNEAVLTGTGSIKGQQVVVAVMDSHFRMGSMGSVVGEKITRAVELATKLKVPFLIFTASGGARMQEGVLSLMQMAKTSVALKRHSNEGLLFVSILTHPTTGGVSASFASVGDINLAEPKALIGFAGRRVIEQTVREKLPEDFQTAEFLLDHGQLDAVVHRSKMRETLSTIVQLHVKGAGSDA; encoded by the coding sequence ATGGCAATGATACGCGATATATTCAAGCGAAAACGAGATGAAAAAGAAGCGACCATCCCTTCAAAAGCGGCGAAAGATGTGCCGGAAGGCTTGATGACGAAATGCCCGAACTGCAAGCACATCACCTTAACGAAGGAATTGGAGAATTTGGGCAAAGTATGCCCGAAATGCGACCATCATTTCAAGATGACGGCCCACGAGCGAATCGTCCATCTATTGGACGATTCAAGCTTCGATTCGGTAGACGATCATTTGAAATCTGAAAACCCGCTGAATTTCCCAGGTTACAGCGAGAAAGTCCAAGCTGATAGCGAAAAAACCGGTTTGAATGAAGCGGTGCTTACAGGGACCGGTTCGATCAAAGGCCAGCAAGTGGTCGTGGCCGTAATGGATTCGCATTTCCGCATGGGCTCGATGGGCTCGGTGGTCGGCGAGAAAATCACGCGCGCTGTTGAGTTGGCAACTAAATTGAAAGTGCCGTTTTTGATCTTCACAGCAAGCGGTGGAGCGCGCATGCAAGAAGGCGTATTGTCGCTCATGCAAATGGCAAAAACAAGTGTCGCGTTAAAACGCCATTCGAATGAAGGCTTGTTGTTTGTATCGATCTTGACACATCCGACGACTGGCGGCGTATCTGCCAGCTTTGCTTCTGTCGGTGACATCAATCTGGCGGAACCGAAAGCTTTGATCGGCTTTGCGGGGCGTCGTGTCATCGAGCAGACCGTGCGTGAGAAATTGCCGGAAGACTTCCAGACGGCAGAGTTTTTGCTTGACCATGGCCAGCTCGATGCGGTCGTGCATCGCTCTAAAATGCGCGAGACGCTGTCGACCATTGTGCAATTGCACGTGAAAGGAGCTGGATCCGATGCCTAA